DNA sequence from the Phoenix dactylifera cultivar Barhee BC4 chromosome 13, palm_55x_up_171113_PBpolish2nd_filt_p, whole genome shotgun sequence genome:
ATAGTGTAGCATAAACAAGGATGGGCACCCTCAGACACGTTCTAAACAGTAAGAGAGCAGATCAGCCATTTCtaatcctcttcttcatcaaaCTTGATTTTCTTCGGTGCAGATTGAATGCGACCCACCTgtgatatacaaaaataaaaaggaaaagcaagTCATAAGCAGAAAATGTTGAACCTCTACCTTGTATAACCAAGATATGGCATCCAATTTTGAAAACATCATGTTTGCCTAAACTGTAGGTTGGCCTCCATAAAATGCTACCCTCCAGTTACATCTTGCTAGTCTTACTTGACCCGAAGTTTTATTACAATGATTGTCCAAACTAGCAAGTTGGATGTATTTAAACAGGAAAGAGAATGCAACCGTGTTAAATTAAACTTGGTCTATTTGGCAAACTAGGCTTCCTAGTCCGCCAATTATTGTGTAAGCTTATTCCTTTAGAGGACATAGGTACCAAGTATGCTTCAAGATTCAGCTTCTGAAATCCAAAGTAAGATGTCAAGATAAAACTCATTATGACTAAAGTCACTTGCCCATTTATGTTCGCTGATTCAAATGCTCATAGAGGGGTTACCAGTTAAATGATAGGTAATAGTATGTCATTTATGCCAAAACTTTCCTCGTTAAACTTTCCATGGTAAGACTAACTGCAACAACCGCACAATCTGGCAGACAAACAGCATACGCTTGCTGCTTGCCTACATCTATAGTAATGTTTTAATTTTGCTCGAAAACTAAATATAAACACAAATAAATTCATCGACTTCAGAActcaaaaagaaataataaaaatatgaaatcttTTACTTACAAAATCTGGGCATTCATAATCAATACCAGCAGCCTTTATCCGCTTGCGCCGCTTCTCGTCTCTTTTTAAAATTCCTTGCACCATCCGCTGGTGTTCTTCTACAGTTCTTTCCTGAACAGCAGACAGGACTGGTAATACAACCACGACACAGCCGAGCAATTAGTTTCATAATCTAAAAGAATTAGTATTACCTTGTTATGCTGTTTCCGTGCAATTGCTTTCCAATCCAATGGTTTGAATATTCGGTTTACTCCCTTCCACCTACAATCGaaatttggaagaaaaagaaaagtataACTAACATTGAAACCTTCATAACATAGAAAAGGCTGGCATGCCAAAAATTTGTAGGAAAAAATTGTGAGAATTTACAAAAGCAAGTGATATGACCAAagaattttattttcagatgaTAAGGTTATGTCTTATTTCAATTTTAGCACCACCAGCTAAACAAGGCAATAATCACATGTACTATCAGTTCATACAATACATAAAATATCGTATGTTCAAATTTATTACCACATTCACCTGTATCATAAGTATAGTGTTGTATGGGCACTATCACAAGTACAGTATTATACAGCGCCCATATGAGCGCTATGCTATCATATTATACAGGTACATTTTCAAAGGATCTTTGAGTTTTTTGAAGCATAATCAGAACAcataaaaaagatttttttaaaaaaacaagctAAGCATGAACACAAAATCTTTTAACAAGAACTGTTTCAAAATAGGCAAAGGAGATAAGATTTATGATACTTTGAGGTGCGCTGCATGGTAAGTTTCATTCAGAAAATCATTGCAACAGAATTGATTCCACACATCCTTAGGTAAATCTCAGAGATTCACATCAATATTCCTCATGTTACCAGAAAAAATTCTAAGACTTGGTCTTTCGGACAAATCTTCAATTATTATATAAAGAGTGTTTCACATCTTATCTTTCAAACCTTGCAGATTTTCTTCTCTTGTTCTTTTCAATTGGCATCAATTAATGATCAGACTGCATTAACATACTACAAAGATCCAAATAATTCAATTTTAAGGTCATTTAGAACAAACCAATAGCATCACATCTGGCCCTAAATGACAGTTCTCATAGATCAATTTCACATAATAGCTTACAGTTTTGGATGAACACGATCTGGTGGAATAAGACTGAGTTGGAGGTTGTGCTCAAATAGTAGGTAATTGTTTATCTCATCAGCCACAACCTTGGCTACCTGCAAATTACAGCATGTATCTTGTGATATATGAATACTATAATGATATCTTTTATTGAAGACAGCATAATGATCCACTAGAGAAAAACTCTTACCTCAGGGTTTTCAAATTCAAGAAATCCATAGTGTTTTGATTTCCCTGTCTAGAGAATAGGAAAAGAAATTGAAATGAAATAGAGAAATATTAGTACCAGTTATATATAAAGTAAGATAACTATAGGTAAGAAAATGGCTTAAGAGGCGGAAGTCCTAATTTGGATGTTCTGACATTGGAAACCTCGGGTTGCTCTTTTCTGCATGGACTCAAGTACATGTGTCTGGTGCAGTCATGCAAATAAGAATTGGAGCTTTCCAATATCTACTAATATCTTTCTACAGACCAATACCCAAGTGCCATATCCATGTCAAAAAATGTCGTGAGAGGCAGAAGTCATAATTTGGACATTTTGACATTGGAAACCTTGGCTTGGTCTTTCTACATGGACGCAAGTGCATGCCAGGAACAGGAATGAAAAAATCAGACCTTCTCGATACCTAAGAATATCTTTCTACAAACCAGTACACAAGTGCCATATCCATGTATAAGTGCAAGGAATAGGTACTTAAGGCTAAACCAAAGGGTCTAGACACTAGATAGGACTTCTTGACCATAAATCACTATGCATGTTACGGAAAATAATGAACATACCTCAGATGGAAATGTAAAGAGAGATAGTTTTCACTATGATGCTTAATTTTactccaaagaaaaaaaatgaaataatgtaTAAGAACTCGGCCCAGATTATAagctttaacttttttttatttagcacagattCACAAAACAATGGTCAGTCAGTAAGAATCATGAGAAACAATTGTATCATAAGCATGAAAAAGgagcaaaagaaaaaagctGGACAATCTGGAAAAGATGAAAACCAGTACAAGCCTTACATGATAGTGCACAAATGGAGAACAAAAGGCATCACATTATGCATAGGATCAATTAAAAGCCTTAAGCCATGTTAAAAGTAGTATATCTATTTTCCTGAGAAGCCCGTAAATAGAAGGGATTCTAGTAAGATATATTCTCCATTATTTTAGTATGCATTTACATAATTAAGAAGATTAAAAGTCTGCTTAATCACTTCAGCAACATGTGGTTATTCAAGCAAGCCACAAAAGCATTTCAATAGCCATTTAAAGTAACAATGACATATGCCGAAGAATGAACACGATCATCAACCATATATATCCAAAGAAAGCATGCTTATGCGGCAAGGCCTTCTTAAGAATTCCTAACATCATCTAATATTTGTCTGATAAAATGACAGTGAAACATCGGTACCTTCCTGTTGCGTGCAATCCTTAGCCTCTTGATTTTCCCAAATTGCTGGAAGAATCCTGTAATGGTTGCAATTGTCAATATCCCATCCAAAAAGATCTCTGTTTTCCCGTTCGTTTCCCTACAACACAAAATATAGTACCTTGCATTTGCTCCTCGTAGAATCCATGAGGTATGTGGCCAAGATACAATACCGTCGCAGTTTCGTTCACGGGTTCTTCCGGCTCAGAAATTCTCCTCCCTGGACCCGCTTCTAAAGGCTGTAAATAATAAGGGCATCATAAATAACAGAACAGCTCCTAAAAGAACATCACACAAGAAATTGAAGCATACCAAGAAGTCAGAAGATTCATTGGTGCGCCGAAAGATGGATAGCTGAGAGGAATTTTTATTCAGCTTCTTTTTCAAAACCTTCTTCGCTTTTGCACCCATCCCACTTCAAAAGATTCACCAAAGTCTGATTAACGATTCAAAAAAAAACGATTATTTTCAGTTAACATACTGCCATAAACACGAGAAGAAATTGGGAGAAATCAAAGAAAGTGAAGCAGATGTAAATTAATGAATCGAGAAATATAACAAGATAGAACAATAACAAGAAATACATCAAGAAATCcgaaaataacaagaaaatTATTACAAAACGGGGACGTCCAATTGCTAATAAAGACAAGAAATTTCGTGAATCGCCTACGCAAAGAGAAGACGAAGGGTAAACAGGATGTGTTACTGGAAGATACGTACCGTCGTCTGAATTCGATTGCAGCGAGAGCGCGATTGGGTGGGAGAAGGGAGGTTCAGGGTTTAAAGCTAGGGCAGAGGGTTGTCGCTCGTATCCTCGTAGCGGCGGAAGAGAGGTCCCCGAGGTCCGACTTCTAAACGCTCTCGAGGGTTATCGATTTTTAGGATACGCCTGGACCCGAAACAAGCCCGGATTCTAAAGTTACGGCCTGAGCCCAGCCCGTCTCGAATCAAGCCCAAGATTCCCAGGCGGGCACCTTCGTATCTGAAAACCCAGCCCTAGAATTCTAAACTTGTTAAGTCCGGCAGGTATATATAATGTAATTTTTAATATACGTAGTTAAGTGATGGATTTGTGAGATTAAAAAAACAAGCCATTAGATGTAATATCTTTTagagaaattttatatttatacaattattttatttgttttgttaTGTCATGTGGCATATAGACTAAAAGTTATACAAAATAGTCTATCCATAGGAAGCTCAAAATAGAGGGGCTTGGGTGAGGTAAAATAGTTCAGGGGGTTGGATGTTAGTCAGTAGTTACGCCGCTGATCGGGTCTGAATCAAGCTTTCTCGACCTATTGGTGGGTCGATTCGAGTTCGGATTTGGGTCACACCTTATAGATTTTGATTTGAGATTTCAGCTGATAGGCAGATAGCCACCCTTAATCATACAATAGTTCTGCTGCTGCTCGAAAGAAAACAGATTTGATTGAATTCATCTGTGTTATTTCGGTACAAAGATTCCATCTCCTTCTGCACAAATTGACAGGTGGAGTTCAGCGGTCATTTCTAAAGCATGCAAATGGGATATAAGCTGTTAGCTCAACTAAAGTGGTTTATGTATCTTAGAATACCAATCGATAAAGGTCTGATGTCCACTTAGAAAAGTTGTATCCTATCTGAGTGGTGCAACTATTGCCCGGTTCGGGTCGTATCTTTTGGGCGAGAAAATAATTGACCTTCTTTCGCAATGTCACCCATGGAATTGCACTCCACAAAAATCTCAAAGTACTCTAAACCTTCCATTCATCCATCACCTGCACAGATTTTGAAAGAGACAACCATGTTTCCTATTGCCGTTCCATTAATTTATTGGGGCCCCAAGATTTGCCAACTTTTCTCAAAGCGAACTCTAATCATGGATTGTGTCGAGGTATTTTCTCTCGTATTTTATACAAGAGTGAGATACACAACAACCCTGGTTTATGAGTAAGTTTTATATTGGATTGCATAGAGATTCAAGGGGGCAGGGACTTGATGGTGGTGAGTAACTTTGGTGTTTTAGCACAGAGTTGGTTTATTGTTTGGATGAAATCTTGTGGATATCGCTACAGGTTTTCCGCTTGATTTATTCAAGAGGATCATAAAAAGAAGCTAAGTATTTTGCTTAAGCGGAAGGGGAAGGTTATGGAGGTCCGGGGCCCTGGTTTTAGGGTCATTTTGCAGGGGAATTGTTGTGTGTAGAGCAGTAGTGTTTTTTTCTACTCTTGTTCTCATTTGTTATTTTGATGCGTTGTGGGATTGATTTTTTACTGTTCCCTAAAGAAAGATGTATGTTGGATTATAGAGAGCGAACTGAAGAATCGAAAAGTGGAATCCCcatggtttttattttttttttaggctaAAAGGAACGGTTTATTCCTTAGAAAATGCTGAAATTGAATCAATGTACTCTTGTATTAAGATGACTTCACCTAACCTAATTCAAAattcttagatgatccatccctgCCTAGATTGAGCTGGTTTGGATCAGGTGGCCACGTCGGAGTCGTAAGCTAGTCTCCTCTTTAATCTTTTACAATCAAAGCTCAAACTCAGCAATAGTCTTTgttatgcaaaatttttgagaGAACTTCTGTAATGTAAATTAATTGCCAAACGGTCTAGTTTGTCCTGCACTCTTTTCAGATAGACATAAAAGAACTCCCAAGATTCTCAAGTGAATAACTTAAATCTAATGTGATAGCTTCTCTTTGTAATTGGTCTTGCAGGTTTCATAGAAGGTTCATACCCTGCCCAGAGCACTGAACCACAAAATGTCCTTGCATGGTTAACAGCAGGCCGTGAGAAGTACCTGACCCTTGAAAGACTATCTTGGATCCACAGAGCCAGCCCCAAGTAAATGGCCGAGGTATGCATGACATCACTCAGATCCACAGTAATCTCTCCAAACATCATTGGCAATAGTTAAAAGTAATGGAGGTTCCCTCTTCCACGCCTAAAGTCCTGCGTCCTCAAGTTATTTCTAGGTAATACTTCTACTCTAGAGGAAGATGGAGAAACCTGCGGCAATCATCATCAAACCAATCCCGAGTTGGATACCTTTGGGTCCATCACTTAACAGGAGCATGAGCACTGCTTAAAAATGCTTTCGCATCGTAAGCACATCGCTGTTATAAAAACTTTCGTAGATTTTTCTCTAAGAATTAAAGGCTCTTGCGGAAGTTTAAGCATGGTGGGAAATATGATCAGTACTAATGGCTTTGAGATCATACACAATCATACAGGCATACGCTCATGCACGCGGCACAGAGATAtatgcagagagagagagagagagagagagagagagagagtcgatGGATGCTTGTCTACTCTAATCCAAGTTAATATATTATTGCAGAAACTAGTCTCATATGCTCCATAACACCATGAAATCTAAAATTACTTTAAACTATGATCACTACACTTTGCCATAGTCTTCAAGCTATGATTACAAGTACATGTAGCCCAGTTTCGCAGAAGGATCGTCTGTCGAAGTACTAGGATTTAGGGCCTTCCGGGAGTCCGAGGATCATGGCGGTTGTTTGCTCCAGATCCTGGGTAGTCATTGAACTCTAAGTCGATCCTTCCATTCACAAGTACTCCCTTCTCCTCAAGTGTTTCTCTGGTGATCACCTGTTCCAACAAGTATGCAAGTGAGAAGTGGAAGAAGGAACTTATGCAGTTAACtagccttatatatatatatatatattaataaaaaatcatGGCCTAGCTAATAGGATGAGCTTGATGGAAGCCTAATATTTTCAGAAAGTCTTGTTTGAGGCTAAACTTTGCCTAATAGTCAACAAGTTACGACGACACCCGTGACATGCAGCAGGATTCCAATCTTCATCTCTTCAGATGAAGGGGACTGTCCTTACCTACTCTTAACAGAGAAATTAGAGCTAAGAAATGGCATAAGAACTCATACAAATCCCTGAGATATTGTTAGATAGAGCCAAGAACACTGCCATCCTCAAAACATGAGGAACAGAAGCCCTTATTCAACCACATCGCCCTCTGTGAGTATCtgactctgtgtgtgtgtgtgtgtgtgtgagagagagagagagagagaacctgGTCTGCAACCTTTACTGCTGTTGCTCCTTGGTTCCTTAATTCAAGGCTTCCTGCGAAGCAAACCATAGCAGATAACATCAGTGCGGTCCTCagataaaataacaataaatcATAGCAGAAGGTAATAGAAcccaattgatttttttttttccttctcaagAAGAAAATAGGGCATAGAATCTACGAAGAAGAACAGTACTAGATAGAGGCACTGCATCCAGAGGAAGAAGGCATAGCAAGAGGAACAACAGCGTCAAGAAGTGAATCAAAAGCTTTTTCTGATCCATTTGTTGGAAGAAACTTCCTTCCTCCTGACCCAGACAAATTATTTTAAGAAGAACCTTCGCTGGCCTGTTGTGTCAAGCGTGGTTGCTGGTGGTGTTGGGGTTTATATAGTGCAGAAAGACCAAGGCCACATCTTGTGGTCAACTTCCCCTTTAATTTACTTGGTGGGGTGTTCACAACTTTCTAATTTCCATAAAACCTTTTCTTCATgccttttctcctcctcctactgcctctcctcttcctctgtcTGAAGGCAGATGGCAAACCCCCTTCAAGTCTTGCATAGGCTTCATGACCTAACTTGTCAATGATTAAAGTCACTCTCTAGAACAGTATATAAGTGACACTGAATTTTTCCTTTCACTAGTACTGTACCCACTACCCACTCAAGAGATGCACCAATATGCATGCTACCGATATTGAATGTTGAACTTGCATCCATATGATGCACTAACAGAAAATTTAGAGAAAAAGTTAACAGAAGTATCTGGTATTTTAGTAGCACTTTATAGGGTCGTCTGTAGAGGGTAGTGGATCTTGGTGCAACGGTAAAGTTGCTCCATTATGATATGGGAGTCATAGGTTTGAAACACATAAATAATTTTCCCACATTCCTGATTAAGGCTGTGTATGTTTGACCCTCTCTGAACCAATAGTGGCAAGAGCCTCATACACTAGGtcattctttttttaatatgatCTTTTGTTCTAATTTCTACCTTTAGGATCCAATTTATATGAATCCGACGATTAAAAAGTTTAAGTTCATAAGCCCTATAGTTTCCAAGTTTATCCTACATTATTCTAACAAAATGCGTGGGGATAACTGTTCCAGTCTTGGTTACTTGGAAGAGAGGTTGGTGTGGATATGGAATTGCTGGGAAGCTGCTATCAGAGTGAAATTTCAAAGATATGCTGAAGGAGATGCGCTGACCTAAGAAGAAGATTAGGTGTTATTTTTTCAACACAGTTTCTTTTTgtagttttactttttttatattaaaaaaaaaaaaaaaatcttttggtaGTCTAAGTTTCCAAGAACCCATCCTTATGATCATTTTTAAGCTTCTTCCAGCAGAGTTAAACCTTGCTATAGAACAATGTTATTTTACTAATTGAGATGTCCCCTCAAGAACTTACAAATTCACTTCAGAGACCAGATTTTAAGTCACATAAATGATATTTGATAAAACAACACTCGAAGTGCCCATTCAGCCATTTACCTTGAATTTAGCAAACGCTCAAAGTACCAACATAAGCTTTCGATGCCAAGCTTCTGTTTGACTCAAAGTACCAACATAAGCCACAGTATGAAGCCTTTAAAGGATTAAACTGGCAAGCTTGGGTGCCCAGAAAACTAATCGATGACGAGACTTACATGAAGTGGCAAAAGCTTTCGATCCCAAGTCTGGCCTAACAACATCATCATTGAGATCCATCCATTTTCTGAACAGAAAATTTATGGAGTTTACAAGAAATATTTAGCGAAACAgcttttcttttgaaatatatatatacatatagaatTTTACTGAAACAATGAATACTCTCGTCCAGAAATCCGGTCTAAGAGTCTCTCATCTCTTTATGGACACAAGGCTACAAAAACCAAAATCATGCAGGCCTTGTCATGTAAATTGTATTGGCTTCCTTCTTTCGCTTCTTTACACATTCTGATTTCATTCGCAACAAACTGAAAATAGGCAAATGAAGTACTCTTGCATAAGTATATGCATAATTGAATGCATGCATAGGTATATATGAGCTATCACTGCCACAGGCATGCATCAGCCATATGGTTAAATGGATGCTAAAGTGAAATGCATACAATACATACATCCTAAGCATGGATATCCTAAGATTTGCTATAGACAAACGAATAAAGTTGGTTGAAGTGCACCCTCTAAGTCTACTGACTCTCAAATGCCATTCCTGCACGAGTACATAAGCATGCGATGACTTGCATGCACGTTCGAACACACATGCATTTCAGCATACGACATCATGGAAGACATGGCATATGACGCAGAATTCAGCGTGCAAAGATCTTTTCATTGGCCATCATTATGAGGGTTGTTGGCCTTAAAGAGTGTCAAATGCTTGGGATGGATGCTGGTGGATGAACAGTTCATCCATATCATACGAAAAGGCGCAAGGGATGGGGTTATTGATGAAGTCTGGCCCGCCACGAGGGTTTGTGTGCTCCAGTGTCAAAAAAGCAAAGAGGAGCACCAGCGTGATAGCAACCCACCAAAGAGGGTGGCTGTTCGCATAGAAAGTCCAAGCCAAGAGACTCAACTTTCATCAACCTCCATATATATTACTTGTTGTGAGTTGGGGTTGGTCGTGACACCTGACTTTGGTTGTCTGGTGATTAAAAGTCCTTGCGCCGCCGTCCCCTATATCTTTTCATGCTATAGTGCATGACATGGTTCccaactatatatatattagagacTAAACAGAGTTAATGTTTTGGAGTGGTTTGGGTGTTGGGGACCTTCTGAATGGTGCTAGATTTTGCAAGGATGGTACTATGAACTGTATCTGTCTGATGCTGCAGTCAGTGAAGGTAAAATTTTTAGAACATGACCAAGCTATAGATCTTGCAGAAGTATCATGAAACCCTCGCATGGATGCATGTGGAGAGATCTAATTTATAAGTGCCATGGTTTTGGATGTTGTTTTCCAATTTAATGGACTGCTATCATGGGACCATcgatgaatagtttatagtccATCTTTAGCCAATACAGAGCACTTAGGCCGGCCATTCCATCTCTCCTAGGGTCTTCTTTATCCGGTGGGGAATTGAGAAATGGAGAAGTATCAGTTGCTCCCACAACTCATCTGGGACTACCATCCTGTCTGCCTTTATCCCATTGACAAAGCAAATACGCATACAGAATCCCTCATTATGATCATGCCATCCTTTGACTAATCTAAGGCTGGTTTCTTAATCGAAGAACTACTTTTTTTTGGCGACAGCTTCTCTGATGCTGCGTTTGTGTCCCCATGCTTTTCACAGCATTCTGCCCATAATCTCTTCTTTTGTCATGATTTCTTACTCAGCCAGACACCTTCCTAGGCTATTGCTTGCAAGCactatttaaaaaattcaaataacacaGATTGTGGAAGGGTAATTTATTTCGAATGTGGTTCCATCCTTCCAAAAGATTGAGCTGAGGAACCTTTAAATTTTCAGACTTCCATAAACTTTGTCTTTtattctttccaaaacttggcaGCATTGAAACTAGTTGAATTTTCTGAAGTTCACCATCCCAGTCAGCCATGGAACACTAAGATTCCACTGAAGCAATTCCGAATTGATACCTTTGATGGAGTTCTAGAGCGCGCAGAAATCAACATCAGCAAAGATTTCCCATGGCAATGCTTCCATTTAAAAGGGGACCATTTAGATGATAGGAACATCCACTAGGAAAGCACAAGCATGTGGAACACTCAGAATTATTAGTAACTTTAAATTAAGCCAAGAGCAAACCAAGTGGGGAATCTTCTAGTTCTGAATTCCAATTGTGCCAATGATCTCTTCAACCTTGCATGTACGTCTGAGCATGACCAATGGCATAATTTAACAACTCCTAACTCTTTCCAATGGCTGAGGAAGAATAGAAACAACATGCCAACTTTATCATAAGCCCACACTAATTATCTTTGCACTGGATATCATTCTCCAATGCCTAGTTGATGCAGCATGTATCTTATCTTGTTAGTTGTTATGGGATCCCTCATGAAAAATTAGCTGTCTTCAAATTCCATGAGAATTTGTCGAGTGAAAACAATGTAAAACCGAACACTCACCACAAGAAAGAATCCAAACACCAATAGCAATTATACCGCAAAATTAGCCAACTTAGAAAATAAGGTGCAGATACAATTCTCTCTCAGAAGAAAGGAAAGGGAAAAGGATAAAAATTGTTGTGATCCAATTATTTAGGGAAATACCACCAGAGTTTACAAACTTATCCATCCAGCATGAAACTACAATATTGTTGCAGAAATAACTCGACATGCCGCATGTCTAAATCCAATCAAATTCCATCCCCTTTCAGCTCTTCAACAAGATTCCTACCAAATATGTTTAAGTTCTACACCAGAGGGTCCATTCCTATATACATTCTCAAGGAATCTCTAAGACAACCttcttcttgaaggaaagttttCATATATATGTTATCTAAAATACTTTACATATGAATCCCTATCttatgcaaaattatatttaagtcTATTGTGTTAAACCTTTGTGCTTTTCACAATCTCTCAGCAACCGGCGTCCGGAGACTAGCTGGAATCTAATTTAGATCCTTTTACGTACATCCCCCTATATAGTATATATATTGCTTATAAGTTTGTAATGTCGGGGGTCCGAACTACTCCCGGCCCCTGGCCTGCTGTAACCAGTTAaaatacagtctgaaattttttatcTAGCTCTCTATAcagtataaatattatataccaGTATACTATGTTACAAATCTATACTTCTCTAAACAGTTGGAAATTTGAACTAGCACCGGAACTTGGGATACAGGGACTAGCTCAAATTTCATCTAGACACTAAATAACTTAATGTTATATAGTTTCTTATGTTAAATGTATATACTTCTctataatttcaaaaatttgagatagccTTGGCATTTATAATACTACTGTTAGTTCAAATTTTGCTTTACCACTTTTattgtttttcatacaatttgctATTCGATGTAAATGTTGCATATAAGGATCTCATTAAGACCCCTCTAGTTTCACTTATTTTGGTTATGATGAACCCTAATTAGCTCATGTCACAATTCATCGGCTCCTCCTATGCGTCCTTCCATGAATCTAGATATGCTTGTTTTTATCATTAATAGATAATCCGTATAGATTTAACTTTTGCTCATATTAAGGGAGAGAAACAAGGAAAATACTCTGGtcaaaactaaatatatttatcatgttaaataaaagaaaaatcagtacCACCCATGCTTTCGCTCACTTGAATCATACATGCTTGGTAGCAGTATGGAATACGCGAAAATTTGAGATAGAAGACTGTGAGCTTACTTTGTTGACATACATTTGTTTCTTTGTATTCTTGTTTTGATTGTTTCTTTTTCAACTCTCAAATTCTTTGGGAACTTTTTGAATTGTTTATCTTAAAATCATATTTAATTGCTTCCCCAAAAAATTTATACTTAAGGTAGCCTGTGCATTGTGAAGTAGGGAAATTAGATAGTTGGAGGTTCTTCCTCTTTAGGaaagaactttttttttccttcatgcTGTACTTGGGTGAGCCTGTTAGGGGTGCATTAAAGCCAAGATGAACACATGACTCAATTCTACAACTAGAAAATGGGATACATGCAACATATCTCTTATTGGCTGAATACGTATTACCTATCTTATTAGGCCAGATGTTTGAACCCATTAGCCAACTGGCCTTCTAATTAACATGGTTCTAACTTCTAAATAATGGACATAATACATTATAAACAACCTTCATAACAGTTTAGTGGCAACTCCAATTTTAACCTTAAAAGTTGGCTAAATAACAAAATAGTTGTTATACATGCATTAGCACCGTTATACCAGTTGCTTCACACAATAGTTGTAAGGCTGTTATAATAaacaaatttatttattattttgctaTAAACATATAGATGTGTTTGCAAACAAAAAATGCTATATTTTGTAAAGAATTATTTTCATGAATAAACAAAATATCTATTCTTATTatactttgtttcttttttctcttttttt
Encoded proteins:
- the LOC103709656 gene encoding MKI67 FHA domain-interacting nucleolar phosphoprotein-like; this encodes MGAKAKKVLKKKLNKNSSQLSIFRRTNESSDFLPLEAGPGRRISEPEEPVNETATVLYLGHIPHGFYEEQMQGFFQQFGKIKRLRIARNRKTGKSKHYGFLEFENPEVAKVVADEINNYLLFEHNLQLSLIPPDRVHPKLWKGVNRIFKPLDWKAIARKQHNKERTVEEHQRMVQGILKRDEKRRKRIKAAGIDYECPDFVGRIQSAPKKIKFDEEED